The nucleotide sequence CTCCACGTTTACGCGTTCAGCCATTGTGTCCATGCCTACCCTCCGCTTCGAAACAGAATCGGGATATTTCATTACGGCCGACGCCTATGGCGATCCGGCCCATCTGCCCGTCCTGCTCCTCCACGGTGGCGGACAGACCCGCCATTCCTGGGGCGACACGGCCCGGCTGCTGGCCGATGCCGGGTGGTATGCGCTCGCCCTCGACGCCCGCGGGCACGGCGACAGCGACTGGTCGCCTGAGCATCACTACGATCTGGATTATTTAGCCAGCGACCTCCGCGCCGTCATCGCGCAACTCAACCAGAAACCGGCGCTGGTGGGTGCCTCCATGGGCGGCATGACGGCGCTGATCGCGGAAGGCGAACGCCCTGCGCATACCGATTCCATCTGCACCGCCATTGTGCTGGTCGATATTGCTCCCCGCGCCGAACAGAAAGGCATCGAACGAATCTTTGCGTTCATGAGCGGCAATCAGGGCGGGTTTGCCAGCCTCGATGAAGCCGCCGAAGCCGTAGCCGCTTACCTCCCCCACCGCCCGCGTCCGTCGGACCACAGCCGGTTAGAAAAAAACCTGCGGCTGCGTAACGACCCCAATGGTCAGCCACGCTATTACTGGCACTGGGACCCGGCCATGCTGGCCCTCTGGCGGCAAACCACAACCCCCGACCGCCAAATTCACCATGAAGAGCGGCTCTACCGGGCCGCCCGCGCCCTGACTGTTCCGACGCTCATTGTGCGGGGTGGCATCAGCGACGTCGTAAGTGAGAAAGTAATGGCCGAGTTTCTGGATGCCGTACCGCACGTGCAGAGCGTGAGCGTTGCCGAAGCGGGCCACATGGTCGCCGGCGATTCAAACCATGCCTTTACGCGGGCCGTCATTGACTTTTTACGAAGGGAACAGGCGAATAAGTAAAAGAGAGGTGTACCTTGCTCAACTATTCGTTCTTCCGTTCGCGGTTTCACTCGTTTACGTTTCGCTCGTTCGCTCTGTATGCAGAAGAACAACCCTCGTACGCTCACTGCCTGGACGTACTATGACTGGGCAAACTCCGTGCATTCGCTGGTGATTGTATCCAGCATCTTTCCGGTCTATTTCTCCGCCACCGCCCTTAATGACGCGGGCGGTCCGGTGATTAACTTCCTCGGCTTTCCGATCAAAAATTCGGTGCTCTTTTCCTACACCATCTCGGCGGCTTTTCTGTTTACGGCCTTGCTCTCGCCGTTCAGTACGGCCATTGCGGATTACAGCGGCCGTAAAAAAACCTTTATGAAGGTATTCTGCTATACGGGAGCCATCAGTTGCGGCCTTCTGTATTTTTTCACTCAGCAGACCACTACGTTTGCTGTTATCTGCTTCTGGCTCAGCCTGATCGGCTGGAGCGGCAGTATCGTCTTTTACAACTCCTACCTGCCCGACATCGCCACCGAAGACCAGTATGACCGGGTCAGTGCACGGGGCTTTTCGATGGGGTACATCGGCAGCGTCCTGCTGATGGTCGTCAACCTGCTGATGATCCTCAAACGCGACTGGTTCGGCAACATCTCCGAAGGAATGGCTTCGCGTCTGGCCTTTCTGACGGTAGGTCTATGGTGGATTGGTTTCGCGCAGATTCCGTTCAGTCGCCTGCCCGAGGGAAACCGGAACGGAAACCCGACGGGGAATTACCTGTTTAACGGGTTCAACGAATTGCGGATGGTCTTTGGCCAACTGCAGGAGCGGCCGCTGGCCAAGCGGTTTTTGGTTGCCTTTTTCGTGTACAATATGGCCGTTCAGACCGTCATGTACGTGGCGACCATCTTCGGGAGCGACGAGCTGAAAATGCCCGGCCAGAGCCTGATCATTACGATCCTACTGATTCAGTTGGTGGCCATTCCGGGCGCTTATGGCTTCTCCTGGCTGTCCGAACGCTTGGGCAATACGTATGCCCTGATGATTGCCGTCGTGATCTGGATTGGCATCTGTACCGGCGCGTATTACGTCCAGAATCAGACGCAGTTCTTCGGGCTGGCGGCTGTGGTAGGTCTGGTGATGGGCGGGATTCAGTCGCTCTCGCGCTCAACCTATTCCAAGCTCATTCCGGCCACCAACGACACGGCCTCGTATTTCAGTTTCTATGACGTAACCGAAAAGGTGTCGATTGTCATTGGCACCCTTGTTTATGGGTTGATTGAACAATTTACGGGCAGTATGCGCAACAGCGTCCTGGCGCTGCTAGTGCTGTTTATCATCGGGTTTATCCTGCTGTGGCGGATTCCCTCGCAAAAAATCTACAGCACGCGCTTGCAAACGGAAGAGGTTTTGTAGTATGTTTGTAGTCCCCGGAAGGCGTTGGCGACGCCGTTTGTCAAAACCCGCCGTTAACGCTTTCTCGGGGACAAAGGAGGTTAGCTCAGTTGGTTCAGAGCGCTGCTTTGACAGAGCAGAGGTCAGCGGTTCGAGCCCGCTACTTCCTACCGGACAGGTTGTCCAAACGCCCCAAATCCAGTGGATTTGGGGCGTTTTGCTGTAGCTTTTACCTGTGTCCTTCTACCTACGGGCTTACGTATCTGGCTTAACCCCCAACTGGAATAGCCATATACCGCTGGTTGTGCCTGAGAATATATCTTCTTAACTGATAGCCGCGGCCAATTGACGTCTGTTACAGCGCGTTACCAATTCCCACTAACACAATCGAAACCAGGATCACGACAATACCGGCCACAAAGGTGCGAAACGTCCGGGGCGACACGCCCGACCACTCTTTCAGGTACAGGCCCCAGATATTGGCCGTCAGGATAATCGTGGCCATGTGCGTGATCCAGGAAGAAGCCCCGTTGCCCAGCTTGCTTTCCCCCATACCGTAGAAGAAAAACTGCAGAAACCACATCGTACCCGCAATACCCGCAAACATAATGTTCGAAGCAATCGGCGTATGGGTGTTGGTATAGTCGCCGAATGTCCGGTTTTTGGCGTTCAGATACATGCACCATAACAGGTTGGTCGTCAGACCACCCCATAGAAGCACTACGTAAGTCACATTGTTCTGAAACAGCGGATTGCTGCCCTGCTCAACGGCCTGATCGGCCAGGGGCTTACCCGCTTCAATACCATAATTAAAGAAGGCACTCAGAATCCCCGAGATAACGGCGATGACCAGCCCTTTTATTAGGCTGAACTCCTTGACCGATGCTTTCTTATCTTCTTCGGAAAGCTCCCCTTCTTTCATCATGCCGGCCCGGCCGGAAATGGCGATTCCAACCAGGCACACGAGTACACCCAGCAGCACCAGCTGCCCGCCCGAGGTACCCAGCATATCGGTAAACGACGCTTTCCCCTCGACGGGATTAAAGTTGTAATAGATCGGCGGTACGAGCGCACCAAAGGCCGAACTGAATCCTAGTACGACGGAGTTGCCCAGGGACATACCCAGGTAGCGCACCCCCAGTCCATAGGTCAGGCCGCCGATACCCCACAGCAGGCCCATCAGGAACGTAATGGATTTAATGCTGAAGTCGGCAGAGGCAATGATGCTAGGGAAATCGGGGATGGTCAGGTAAGCGGCTAAGGGCGGCACAAGAAGCCAGGAAAACAGCCCGCCAACAATCCAGTAGCTCTCCCAGGACCAACCCCGAACTTTGTTAAAGGGCATGTAGAAACTACCCGAGAAACCTCCACCGATGGTGTGGTAAATGATACCTAATATTGCCTGCATTGCCCGTAATCTGTCTAGTTGTTTTGTTTTCTGTTTGTAATGGATTTCAGATCTGTGCAAAGAAGGACTTTTTCCTGACTTCCTCCTCATAGAGGCCGACAGAAAGACAAGGAGCGCACGCGCAAAACACAAATAAGGCTGGCCCCACCCGATTCATCGTTCTGTGAATTCAGGTAGGCAGCCAGCCGGGCAAGTCGAAAAGAAGATATTGGGTTCGGAGTCTCAAAAGCCAGGAACAGCAAACCGATCCATTAGGTCTTAAGCAACGAACTTAGTTTGTGCAGAGCGGAAACGAAGCCAGCCTCGGCCGTAACTGCGACACCTGCCGACGTGAAATTGGCAGCCGCCGGTCCTGCGAGAGCCGAACAAACGGCGTTGGCACGTAGCGGGTTCTGTAGGCAACAATATGCGCCGGATTAACCAGTATGCCTTTATGGATCCGCAGAAAATCGGGCAGGCGCTCGGCAAAGCGTTTGAGTGTAACGGCCACCAGCATGGGCTTCTGGCCAATCAGATGTACGGTAGTATAGTTACCAACGGCTTCCAGGTATTCGATTGTAGCGACAGGAACGGCACGTCGGTAAGTAAAGTCGGGTAAGAGTAAGGTTTCCATAATGAAGATTTCGTCTCGGGTTGATCAGAGCCAACGCCTGCGTCAGCGTTGCGTACCTGTCAATAAAAGTAGACGCCTACCGCGCGGAATCCGGGTGTGATCGGTATGAACTGTAAGAAACAGGCAGTGATCAGTGACTATTTCCGGATAAACCGTATCCACCCGAACGTAACGCCGGTAGGGATAAAGGCCGCTGACGGTGCGAATGAATCAGTCCCGGCCTACCCATAACCAGACCGGTATATTATCGGCACCTGATAATTCCTTTTAAAACAATAATACCAGTGCCTCGGTAATAGTGAACAATAGCTATGACTGCCTGTTAAGCTGGTAGTATAAATACTTATACGTACAACAAAACCACAAAACAATGGCGGATTACACTAACCAATCCTCAACAAACCCATCAACAGCCAGTCAGCCTAATCGGATGGTGACGACCATGTACAACGATCGCGACAGTGCAGAACAGGGCTATTCTACCCTTCGCGAACGGGGTTATTCGGACAGCGACATTAATTTGCTGATGTCTGACGAAACGCGGGACAAGCATTTTGTTCAACGCCATGACGATGATACGGATACCGACCTTGGTAACAAAGCCATGGAAAAAGCAGGCGTTGGCTCGGCTATTGGTGGTACCATTGGAGCCGTAGCAGCAGCTATTGCGGCCATTGGTACAAACCTGATTCTTCCTGGTCTGGGTCTGGTTGTGGCCGGTCCATTGGCTGCAGGTCTGGCGGGTGCCGGCGCGGGTGGCCTTACGGGCGGTTTGATCGGTGCGCTGGTCGGCTCAGGCATTCCCGACGACCGGGCCAAAGAATACGAAGAAGGAATTAAACAGGGTGGTATCGTGATGGGCGTAAGCCCACGCGACGAAGAAGACGCCCGGCATCTGGAGCAGCATGGCTTCCGGTAGACTACGTTGATTCCGAACAGGCCGTGGGGCCAGATGAGCTTTTCATCTGGCCCCACGGCTTTTTAGTACCTCCCGAAATCAGAAACCCAAGATAAACACGCCGTCCCTAAGGAGCCCGGCTGCGTCAAATGCAGCCGGTTCGGCAAAAAGCTGGGGCGACAGCTAATTATAAATCATCACCGGCATCAACCTGCTAAATAATCCGGCCTAACTGGTTTGGCAGCGCCGACTAGTAATTTCTTCGTGGCTGCCGAAAAATTTTTAAGTTTGTTTGCGGCAGCGCCTATTTACAGGCTATTCTACGGAAGATTTCACATGACGTTCAGCGAAACAAAACTCAGGCTATTTGGCCCCCTGGTGCTGTTTCTGGTAGGAACCACGTTCTTCCGGCTGGACTGGTATTTTGATTTACCCTGGATAAGCATCCTTAAATCGGACCTGATTGGCCTGACTGCCGGGTATATCTTCTGGGAGCTGTCGCGCTGGCTTGTCAGGCGGCTGCAACGACGGTATCCCGGTTTGCTGAATACCCGGGTTCGCATCCGGTGGCTGCTGGTGGCCCTCCCCTTTCTGGTCAATCTTTCCTGGTTTGTGCGGCTACTGTTTCGAATAGCCGCGGGAGAGTCGGAGTTTGGCCGTTTCAAGCTTTCCGATTATACCTATTCAATTGGTATTCAGTTATTCTACCACCTGGTTTACTTCGTCATTTACGAAGGGCTTTACAGTATGCAGCAGTGGAAAGAAACCTACGCGCAGAAGGAAGCTTTAAAAAAAGCCGCGCTGCAAACTCAGCTCGACTCGCTCAAGAACCAGATCAACCCGCATTTTCTGTTCAACAGTCTGAATATTCTCACGGCGCTCATCAGCGAAAACCCGCGCCAGGCCGAAACCTTTGTGGATGAGATCAGCAGTGTTTACCGCTATTTATTACGCAGTAACCAGCAGGAAATGACCACCCTGCGCGACGAGCTGACGTTTGCAGAATCGTATTTTCACCTGATGAAAACCCGTTATGGTAGCGGCATTGAACTGCAGAACGACGTGCCCGCAAGTTATCTGGATTATCAGTTACCCCCGCTTACGCTCCAGGTGCTGATCGAAAACGCCGTGAAGCACAACATCGTGTTGCCGGAGCAGCCCCTGCGGATTCTGCTGCGGGTGGATAACGAGCGGCTGGTTGTGCAGAACAACCTCCAGCGTAAACAAACAAAGGTTGCCTCCAATCAGGTCGGGCTGGCGAATATTGCGGCCAAGTATAACCTGATTGGGCGGCAGACGATTGGCATCCGCGAAACCGATGATTCGTTCGTGGTTAGCCTGCCCCTCCTGACAGCCAGCCACCTGATTGTAACCGAATGAACGATGATCAACGTGTCTAACGATACTGCCCTGCGCATCATCGGCCCCTTCGTTCTGTATGCATTCGTTGGGTTCTTTTTCCGGCTCGACTGGTATTTTATTCTCCCGCTGAAAACGCTCATCCAGAACGATCTGATTGCCTTTACGGCCGGAATGGTCTGCTGGCAGATTGCCCGCTGGGTGGTGCTCCGGATTCAGCGGCACCTTCCCGGCCTGTCCAACACGCCGAAGCGATTGCTCGTGCTACTGCTTCTGCTACCCATCCTGGCCAATTTTGCCTGGCTGCTGCGGCATTCGGCCCGTTTCCTGATCGACGGACAGTTTCTGTACTTCCGGACCGCCGTCGAACTCAGCCGCACGCTGGGTATCCAGCTTTTCTATCATTTCGTATATTACGTCATCTACGAAGGTGGGTATATTCTGCGGGAGTGGCAGCGGGCTTACGTAGAGCGGGAAGAACTCGAAAAAAGTAACCTCCAAACTCAGCTCTCATCGCTGCAGCATCAGGTTAACCCGCATTTTCTGTTCAATAGCCTCAATTCAGTGTCGGCCCTGATTGGCGAAAATCCACAGCAGGCTGAGGAATTTGTCGAGGAGTTGAGCTCGGTTTATCGCTACCTGCTGCGGGCAAACGAGGAAAACCTGACGTCGCTCGCGACGGAACTGGAATTCATCCGGTCCTACTGCCATCTGTTACAGACCCGGCACGGCGACTCGCTTCAACTGGTCATGAATGTAGCGCCCCACTACCAGCAGTATCAACTGCCTCCGCTGACGTTACAGCTTCTGGTTGAGAATGCCGTCAAACACAATGTCATCCTGCCCGACAAGCCCCTGTTCATCCACATTACGACAACTGATACTGCCGATCTGGTTGTCAGCAACAACCTCCAGCGCCGGACGGTACGGGTTCAGTCCAACGGGCTGGGCTTAAACAATATTCTGACAAAATACCGGGTGATGGGCCATAACGAACCCACTGTGCAGGAGCAGGCCGGGCAGTTTGTGGTGACACTTCCGCTGATGGTTGAATAAGCCGCTCAACCAATTCGGTAGAATCGCGTAGCTAAGCAGCTTTTAGATGCATGAATACTCGCGCTGCTTTTTCCGCTCTCCTCTGCCTGTGGCTGCCCCTCGCCACCCTGGCCCAGCCCAACGCCAGCCGTCCCGACCTGCGGCAGGGCGCTTACTTTTCGGAAGCCGAAGGTGCCCAGCGCCTGGCTGAAACCGCCCAAACCTACACGAACCGCGCGGACTGGGAAAAACGAGCCGCCCTGATCCGGCAGGGCATCCGCGAGGGCATGGAACTCCCCGACCGGCCCGACTTCGCCCCGCTGAAACCCATCCGGCACAGCCTGCGCAAGCTCGACGGCTATACGGTCGAGAATGTGGCGTTTGAGAGTCTGCCGGGCGTTTACGTCACGGGGAACCTATACAGTCCGCTGAGCATGACCGGCAAGCGACCGGTTATCCTTTGTCCCCACGGTCACTCAGCAACGCTGGAAGGCCGGACGCTGGAACAGGCCCAGCAGCGCTGCGCCACGCTGGCCCGCATGGGGGCCATGGTGTTCGCCTACGACATGCCCGGTTATGGCGACTCGAAGCAGTGCGACCATAAACTCGCCAAAGCCCTTAAGCTTCAGACGCTCAACAGTATGCGGGCGCTCGATTTTCTGCTGAGCCTGCCCCAGGCCGATGCCAGCCGCGTCGGCGTAACGGGCGAGTCGGGCGGAGGAACGCAGACGTTTCTGCTGACGGCCCTCGATCCCCGCGTAACGGTAGCCGTACCGACCGTTATGGTATCGGCGCACTTTTTCGGCGGCTGCACCTGCGAAAGCGGCATGCCGATCCACAAACGCCCCACGCATGAAACCAATAACGCCGAGATAGCCGCCCTGGCCGCACCCCGGCCGCTCCTGCTGATTTCCGACGGAAAGGACTGGACAAAAAACACGCCAAGCGTCGAGTTTCCATTTGTGCAGCGGGTGTATGGGTTCTACGGAGCCGAAAATAAGGTCCAGAACGTCCATCTGCCCGCCGAAGGCCACGACTACGGCCCCAGCAAACGGGCGGCTGCCTATCGGTTTCTGGCTAATCACCTGAAGCTGGATGTGAGCCGGGCCTTCGTAAACGATCAGCCCGACGAGAGCCGCAATACCATCCTGGAACCAGCAGCCCTGCGGGTTTTCACGACCGACCGGCCCCGGCCTGCCAACGCCGTCATGGGCGATGACAACGTCATGGCGCTGCTCAACTAAGAGTTGAACCTAACCTCCTTTCGAGACTGCCTGCTTAAATTTTGATCTGTTTTCGGGAAAGCCTGCGCTGGGCCGCGTTATATCTTTGTGCCGACAGTTACCGGCCAACTGACGTTTGAATTCATATCCCTGTGCCCTATAGCGAACCCCAACTCCGAACCGTCCACGTGATGCGTTACGTCACCCCGTTGCGCGAAGGCGGTTCTCTACCGGCGATTGTGGAGGCCGACGACGAGTTTTTATACGTGTTGAAGTTTCGCGGTGCCGGGCAGGGCGTAAAGGCCCTAATCGCCGAACTGATTGCCGGAGAGATTGCCCGGACGCTCGGTTTGCGCGTGCCCGAAATTGTTTTCGCCACCCTTGACTCCGCCTTTGGCCGCTCTGAACCGGACGAAGAAATTCAGGATCTGCTCCGAACCAGCGAAGGACTAAACCTGGGGCTGCACTATCTGTCCGGTGCGATTACGTTCGATGCGCTGATAAACCCCGTCGATGCCCGGCTGGCTTCGCAGATTGTGTGGCTGGACTGCTTCGTCACGAACGTGGACCGTACCCCGCGCAACACGAACATGCTTATCTGGCATAAGGAACTGTGGCTAATTGATCACGGCGCATCGCTTTATTTTCATCATTCGGGTCAGAACTGGGAAGAGCAGGCCCGGCGGCCGTTTGGTCCGATTAAAGACCATGTTTTGCTACCCAGGGCCACTGAACTCGAAGCCGTCGATGCCGAATTCCGCCAGATTCTCACCCCCGAACGTATTGCGGCCATTGTCGCACTGATTCCCGACGAGTGGCTGGCGGATGAGTCGTTCGCCGAATCGCCCAGTGAACAGCGCCAGATTTATCGTCAATTTTTAGAGACTCGGCTCGCCACGTCCGAGCTTTTTGTGAAGGAAGCGCAGTATGCCAGAAAAGCACTTGTTTGAGTACGCCGTCATTCGCGTCGTGCCCCGCGTAGAACGGGAAGAATTTCTCAATGTCGGCGTGATTCTGTATTGCCCCGCGCAAGGCTTCCTGAAAACCCTTTACGAGCTACCCGAAGAACGACTGCGTGCTTTCTACGCACCGATCAACCTGCCGGAACTGGAGGAGCGCCTTGGCGCGTTCAGGCGCATCTGCGCGGGCCGGGCCGAAGGTGGCGTCATCGGCCAGTTGCCGATAGCCGCGCGATTTCGCTGGCTTACGGCCGCCCGCAGCACCATTGTCCAAACTTCAGCCATACACCCCGGCCTCTGTACGGATGCGGGCGAAACCCTCAGCCGCCTGTTTGCCCAACTGGTTCAGTAATTCGAACCCGTCTCCGGCCTTTTGTCCGTATTTCCAATCCCCGGCATCAGGAGAGTTCATTGGTAAGGTTTACCACCCTACAGGCCGGCCATGTCTCTTATAAAATTCGGGAACGTATAGCAGTAATTGGCAATACGAACAGACTTTACTATAGCGGGAGCTACTAACCCGGTATTGGTTCGTAGAAACCCTTACTTAACGAGAACGACCTGGCTATGACCCACGGGTCGATACCGGGGACGGTTATCGTTTATTAAGACTGTTAAATTAGGCCTCATGTTTAAGCCCGTTTATTCTATTTGCCTGTTAGTCTGCCTGCTCGGTGCAGCCATTTCGGGTTTGCTCAGTTTTAAAGCCAGCCCCGGCCTTACCCTGGGCGAAGGTTCCTCTCCCGCCCGCACACCCGCCGAAGAATTAGCTACGTTTCAGATTGAGCCGGGCCTGAAGGTGCAGCTCGTTGCGGCCGAGCCGATGGTTCAGGACCCGGTTGTCATGACCTTCGATGAAAACGGCCGGCTCTGGGTAGTCGAGATGCGCGGTTTTATGCCCACTGTCAATGGCGAGGGTGAGGACAAGCCCGTCGGTCGGGTATCGGTGCTGGAAGATAAAAACGGCGATGGGCAGATGGACGTCAGCACCGTCTATCTCGACAGTCTGGTCATGCCCCGGGCCATTGCCCTGATTCCGGGTGGCGCGCTGGTCGTTGAAAACGGCGCGCTATGGGAGACCAAAGACAAGAACGGCGACCTCAAAGCT is from Spirosoma taeanense and encodes:
- a CDS encoding alpha/beta fold hydrolase produces the protein MPTLRFETESGYFITADAYGDPAHLPVLLLHGGGQTRHSWGDTARLLADAGWYALALDARGHGDSDWSPEHHYDLDYLASDLRAVIAQLNQKPALVGASMGGMTALIAEGERPAHTDSICTAIVLVDIAPRAEQKGIERIFAFMSGNQGGFASLDEAAEAVAAYLPHRPRPSDHSRLEKNLRLRNDPNGQPRYYWHWDPAMLALWRQTTTPDRQIHHEERLYRAARALTVPTLIVRGGISDVVSEKVMAEFLDAVPHVQSVSVAEAGHMVAGDSNHAFTRAVIDFLRREQANK
- a CDS encoding MFS transporter, which gives rise to MQKNNPRTLTAWTYYDWANSVHSLVIVSSIFPVYFSATALNDAGGPVINFLGFPIKNSVLFSYTISAAFLFTALLSPFSTAIADYSGRKKTFMKVFCYTGAISCGLLYFFTQQTTTFAVICFWLSLIGWSGSIVFYNSYLPDIATEDQYDRVSARGFSMGYIGSVLLMVVNLLMILKRDWFGNISEGMASRLAFLTVGLWWIGFAQIPFSRLPEGNRNGNPTGNYLFNGFNELRMVFGQLQERPLAKRFLVAFFVYNMAVQTVMYVATIFGSDELKMPGQSLIITILLIQLVAIPGAYGFSWLSERLGNTYALMIAVVIWIGICTGAYYVQNQTQFFGLAAVVGLVMGGIQSLSRSTYSKLIPATNDTASYFSFYDVTEKVSIVIGTLVYGLIEQFTGSMRNSVLALLVLFIIGFILLWRIPSQKIYSTRLQTEEVL
- the rhaT gene encoding L-rhamnose/proton symporter RhaT; the protein is MQAILGIIYHTIGGGFSGSFYMPFNKVRGWSWESYWIVGGLFSWLLVPPLAAYLTIPDFPSIIASADFSIKSITFLMGLLWGIGGLTYGLGVRYLGMSLGNSVVLGFSSAFGALVPPIYYNFNPVEGKASFTDMLGTSGGQLVLLGVLVCLVGIAISGRAGMMKEGELSEEDKKASVKEFSLIKGLVIAVISGILSAFFNYGIEAGKPLADQAVEQGSNPLFQNNVTYVVLLWGGLTTNLLWCMYLNAKNRTFGDYTNTHTPIASNIMFAGIAGTMWFLQFFFYGMGESKLGNGASSWITHMATIILTANIWGLYLKEWSGVSPRTFRTFVAGIVVILVSIVLVGIGNAL
- a CDS encoding LytR/AlgR family response regulator transcription factor, which encodes METLLLPDFTYRRAVPVATIEYLEAVGNYTTVHLIGQKPMLVAVTLKRFAERLPDFLRIHKGILVNPAHIVAYRTRYVPTPFVRLSQDRRLPISRRQVSQLRPRLASFPLCTN
- a CDS encoding sensor histidine kinase, producing the protein MTFSETKLRLFGPLVLFLVGTTFFRLDWYFDLPWISILKSDLIGLTAGYIFWELSRWLVRRLQRRYPGLLNTRVRIRWLLVALPFLVNLSWFVRLLFRIAAGESEFGRFKLSDYTYSIGIQLFYHLVYFVIYEGLYSMQQWKETYAQKEALKKAALQTQLDSLKNQINPHFLFNSLNILTALISENPRQAETFVDEISSVYRYLLRSNQQEMTTLRDELTFAESYFHLMKTRYGSGIELQNDVPASYLDYQLPPLTLQVLIENAVKHNIVLPEQPLRILLRVDNERLVVQNNLQRKQTKVASNQVGLANIAAKYNLIGRQTIGIRETDDSFVVSLPLLTASHLIVTE
- a CDS encoding sensor histidine kinase, giving the protein MINVSNDTALRIIGPFVLYAFVGFFFRLDWYFILPLKTLIQNDLIAFTAGMVCWQIARWVVLRIQRHLPGLSNTPKRLLVLLLLLPILANFAWLLRHSARFLIDGQFLYFRTAVELSRTLGIQLFYHFVYYVIYEGGYILREWQRAYVEREELEKSNLQTQLSSLQHQVNPHFLFNSLNSVSALIGENPQQAEEFVEELSSVYRYLLRANEENLTSLATELEFIRSYCHLLQTRHGDSLQLVMNVAPHYQQYQLPPLTLQLLVENAVKHNVILPDKPLFIHITTTDTADLVVSNNLQRRTVRVQSNGLGLNNILTKYRVMGHNEPTVQEQAGQFVVTLPLMVE
- a CDS encoding alpha/beta hydrolase family protein — encoded protein: MNTRAAFSALLCLWLPLATLAQPNASRPDLRQGAYFSEAEGAQRLAETAQTYTNRADWEKRAALIRQGIREGMELPDRPDFAPLKPIRHSLRKLDGYTVENVAFESLPGVYVTGNLYSPLSMTGKRPVILCPHGHSATLEGRTLEQAQQRCATLARMGAMVFAYDMPGYGDSKQCDHKLAKALKLQTLNSMRALDFLLSLPQADASRVGVTGESGGGTQTFLLTALDPRVTVAVPTVMVSAHFFGGCTCESGMPIHKRPTHETNNAEIAALAAPRPLLLISDGKDWTKNTPSVEFPFVQRVYGFYGAENKVQNVHLPAEGHDYGPSKRAAAYRFLANHLKLDVSRAFVNDQPDESRNTILEPAALRVFTTDRPRPANAVMGDDNVMALLN
- a CDS encoding HipA family kinase; amino-acid sequence: MRYVTPLREGGSLPAIVEADDEFLYVLKFRGAGQGVKALIAELIAGEIARTLGLRVPEIVFATLDSAFGRSEPDEEIQDLLRTSEGLNLGLHYLSGAITFDALINPVDARLASQIVWLDCFVTNVDRTPRNTNMLIWHKELWLIDHGASLYFHHSGQNWEEQARRPFGPIKDHVLLPRATELEAVDAEFRQILTPERIAAIVALIPDEWLADESFAESPSEQRQIYRQFLETRLATSELFVKEAQYARKALV
- a CDS encoding DUF3037 domain-containing protein; its protein translation is MPEKHLFEYAVIRVVPRVEREEFLNVGVILYCPAQGFLKTLYELPEERLRAFYAPINLPELEERLGAFRRICAGRAEGGVIGQLPIAARFRWLTAARSTIVQTSAIHPGLCTDAGETLSRLFAQLVQ